Within the Thermosynechococcaceae cyanobacterium Okahandja genome, the region TTTGAGTGTGTCTCGGTGGCGGAGTATCTGCACGCCTCACCGCCCCAAGCTGTCCTAGCGGGCGAGTCGCTCCACAGTGGCTCCTGGATTGACGGGAATTTCTGTACTTGGATTGGCGATCCCGTTAAAAACAAAGCGTGGGATTATTTGGCAGCCGCGCGGCAAACCCTTGAGCACCACCCTGAAGCAACAGAGCGAACCAACCCCGCCGCTTGGGAAGCCCTCTTGGCGGCAGAAGGCTCAGACTGGTTTTGGTGGTTTGGTGAGGGGCACTCCTCCAACCATGATGCTATGTTCGACCAACTCTTTCGGGAGCACTTAATTGCCCTGTACGAAGCGTTAGCAGAGCCTGTGCCCGAGTACCTCCACGAACCGCTGGAAGTGCACGAGGCCAAGGATAGTTACCCTCCCCAAGGATTCATTCACCCCCAAATTGACGGGCGGGGAGATGAGCAGGACTGGAATTTTGCCGGTCGCATTCAACTGGGCAGTAGCCGCGGCACGATGCATCGCCAAACGCTACTCAGTCGGCTTTGGTACGGCGTCGATCACCTCAATATCTATCTCCGTTTGGATGCCCCCGCCCAAAAACATCCCTTTGGCAATGAGATCAGTACCGTTTACCTGTGCTGGTACTACCCGAACATGGTGACCTACAATAGCCCGCTCTCCCTTAAGGACTATCCCAATGAGCCGCCCCTCAATTACCTGTATCACCACCAGCTTGTCATTGACTTTGAACAACAGGCGATGACCTTTAGCGAGGCGATCGCCCACTACCAGTGGCAACGCCAAGAAACTCATGCCCAGTATGCCCTAGACACCTGCCTAGAAATTGCCATACCATGGGCGGATCTCCACCTGCGGCCAGACTGTGGGCTGCATCTTCTGGTGATTTTGGCGCAGGATGGCTATTACTTAGATCATTTTCCCCAAGAGCAACTGCTGTTTTTAACCACACCCTAGTCACCGGCAGCGGTTTGGTGAGAGGATGGTTTCAATCTTGTTGCCTAACGTGATTCTGTCTCACCGTTGTTCTCAGCGCTGCTAATGGATACCATTCCCATTCTTGATCTCAAGGCACAGTACCAGAGCCTGCAAGCAGAAATTGATCGTGCCGTTGCCCAAGTGCTGGCATCCGGCCAGTTTATCCTTGGCCCCGAAGTTTACGCCTTTGAAGCGGAGGTGGCTGCTTATTTGGGAGTGCGCCATGCCATTGCAGTGAATTCCGGCACCGATGCCCTTGTCATTGCCCTGCGCAGTTTAGGGATTGGCAGTGGCGACGAAGTGATTACCACCCCTTTTTCTTTTTTTGCAACGGCAGAGTCCATTAGCTTGGTGGGGGCGCGTCCCGTCTTTGTGGACGTGGAACTGGACTCCTTTAACCTCAATCCGGCGGGTATTGCGGCTGCCATTACCCCTCGCACCAAGGCCATTATGCCCGTCCATTTGTTTGGCCGCCCCGCCGCCATGGGAGCTATCTACGAGCTAGCGCAGCAGCACCAGTTGGCCATTATTGAAGACTGTGCCCAATCCTTTGGTGCCCGCTATTGCCCTACCTGTGGTCACTGTCAGTGCACCAGCGCAACCCAAGCGAGGCTGGCCAATCGCTTTACCGGCACGATTGGCACCATCGGGGCATTTTCATTTTTCCCCACTAAAAACTTGGGTGCCTATGGCGATGGCGGCTTAATTACCACCAACGATGATCAACTGGCGGCTCAGGCACGGATGCTGCGGGTGCATGGCTCACGGCAGCGCTACCACCACGAAACCTTTGGATATAATTCGCGTCTCGATAGCTTGCAGGCGGCCATTTTACGGGTGAAGCTGCCCCATATTGATCGCTGGAACCACGAGCGGCGGCGGGTGGCGGCGACCTATAACTGTGAGTTGGCAGGCATTGCCGGACTAGTTACGCCAGAGGTGACGAACGGTCATGTCTTCCATCAATATACGGTGCGCGTCCTCAATGGCGATCGCGATCGTTTGGCAGCCTTTCTCAAAGCCGCCGGCATTAGCTCAATGATTTACTACCCTATCCCCCAAGATCACTGTCCCATGTATAAAGGCCAGTATCCCCCCAATCCTGTGAGCGATCGCCTTGCAACAGAAGTCCTGAGTCTGCCTATTTGGCCAGAGTTAAGCGATGCCACCATTACCCACATTGCGGCAACCATCCGCGAATTTTTTGCCGCCTCTTCCCTGTCTAGGTGAATGATTTGTTCTTGGAACTGCGCAATTTACCGTACCCTATGGCATTGCCAATAAAATATGACGTGCAGAATGACGTGATCAGCAAGATTAGGGAGTTGTGTCTATGAATATTGCAGTCATCCCAGCCCGGGGCGGCAGTAAGCGGATTCCCCGCAAGAATATTAGGCCTTTTCACGGCAAGCCAATCATCGCGTACACAATTGAGGCTGCCAAGCAAAGTGGCGTGTTTGACCAGATTATTGTCTCTACTGATGATGAGGCGATCGGTACTATGGCCAAGTCCTATGGTGCAGAGTTCCCATTTATACGTCCACCCCAGCTAGCGGATGATTATGCAGGAACAGTCGATGTGGTCAGTCATGCAGTTCAGTGGCTAGTTGATCAGAAAATAGCGTGTACATATGTCTGCTGCTTGTATGCAACTGCCCCCTTTCTAATGTTTTCTATCGATTACATCCGTAAGGGACTAGATATTCTCCAAAAGTCTAACCAATGGGACTATATATTTTCGGCAACAACATTCCCTTCATCAGTCTTTCGCTCCTTTTCCCTCACTGATGAGGGTGGCATCG harbors:
- a CDS encoding DegT/DnrJ/EryC1/StrS family aminotransferase, with product MDTIPILDLKAQYQSLQAEIDRAVAQVLASGQFILGPEVYAFEAEVAAYLGVRHAIAVNSGTDALVIALRSLGIGSGDEVITTPFSFFATAESISLVGARPVFVDVELDSFNLNPAGIAAAITPRTKAIMPVHLFGRPAAMGAIYELAQQHQLAIIEDCAQSFGARYCPTCGHCQCTSATQARLANRFTGTIGTIGAFSFFPTKNLGAYGDGGLITTNDDQLAAQARMLRVHGSRQRYHHETFGYNSRLDSLQAAILRVKLPHIDRWNHERRRVAATYNCELAGIAGLVTPEVTNGHVFHQYTVRVLNGDRDRLAAFLKAAGISSMIYYPIPQDHCPMYKGQYPPNPVSDRLATEVLSLPIWPELSDATITHIAATIREFFAASSLSR
- the pseF gene encoding pseudaminic acid cytidylyltransferase — translated: MNIAVIPARGGSKRIPRKNIRPFHGKPIIAYTIEAAKQSGVFDQIIVSTDDEAIGTMAKSYGAEFPFIRPPQLADDYAGTVDVVSHAVQWLVDQKIACTYVCCLYATAPFLMFSIDYIRKGLDILQKSNQWDYIFSATTFPSSVFRSFSLTDEGGIEMLFPEHRNSRSQDLPEMWHDAAQFYWGTTVAWLEKRAMVGGRSTVIKLPRWQVQDIDTEDDWLMAERLYGLLMTKEPS